A single region of the Montipora capricornis isolate CH-2021 chromosome 13, ASM3666992v2, whole genome shotgun sequence genome encodes:
- the LOC138029046 gene encoding regulatory factor X 4-like isoform X2 encodes MPRGPGQTTMYGSSGHYVSHSKLQSPLTIQWLNENYEVSEGVSLPRSALYSHYLDFCEKNNLSPVNAASFGKIIRHTFPNLKTRRLGTRGQSKYHYYGITIKATSPYHDTVCNAARQSNTGFSQSYSKNDVEERHQGSGPHKGPQGNGTYVAAAPGGTLLPDFPKPSKLTLPEDVPHEKVKTFLIMYRAHCQRILDTILRANFGEVQNFLVHFWQGMPSHMLEVLGCNEVVELIGQCDSILYKAISGVLIPGTLQPLPASLTQAIRQFAQQLDEWLIESLSHLPEPLQKKKLAVAKNFSHSLRRQTSLTHLAQAARTVLHSAEPVSQMLNDWKQIDFEGITRQALWTFNNEMEDEWELIYDHFKEFTQLLEQQATIDQYAEWASSMVNRCISKQVEKTGKTFKECSRHFLLKWSFFSVKIVRELTLHSAHSFGSFHLLHMLLEDYILYTVENHNNADEQLTQSTVCATKETNFAQGDVKEDMDIDVARPRPTSVRKSGSRKHSSSSSVGSLRSPREVVAQRSPAQTPTMMRSSYHDMSPHAMTPMTPTTPTNNNNNISKYSMIPEPGHFLYPSPGDYGTRYGYTSAPGNPMTSVNHGSSYSATGTSDAAIGMGDFDMSSSYTTDGTSYTIVRSKNSMADSSYAVMTPAPNIPGYEYRGVSPIDQFKHYSQYPPNERSYPSSYMFPASAVASNTMYPISGVSGGPSERYYPDVLEEFVDMQAAMHHGIPSRPVRSQYSYAPAILSN; translated from the exons CAGTG GTTAAACGAAAATTATGAAGTTTCGGAAGGTGTTAGCTTGCCTCGAAGCGCTTTGTATTCACACTACTTGGACTTTTGTGAAAAGAACAACTTATCTCCTGTTAATGCTGCGAGTTTTGGCAAG ATAATTCGACACACTTTTCCCAACTTGAAAACCCGAAGACTTGGAACACGTGGACAGTCGAA GTATCATTATTATGGAATCACAATAAAAGCTACTTCACCATATCATGATACTGTGTGTAATGCAGCTAGACAGAGTAACACTGG TTTCAGCCAATCATATAGCAAGAATGACGTAGAAGAGAGACACCAGGGGAGCGGACCTCACAAAGGCCCTCAGGGAAACGGAACATACGTGGCAGCGGCCCCAGGAGGGACTCTATTGCCTGACTTCCCCAAGCCCAGCAAACTGACCTTACCTGAAGATGTGCCTCATGAAAAG GTCAAGACCTTCCTCATCATGTACCGCGCTCACTGTCAGAGAATATTGGACACCATTCTTCGCGCGAACTTCGGAGAG gTTCAGAATTTCTTGGTTCATTTCTGGCAAGGTATGCCGAGTCACATGTTGGAGGTGTTGGGTTGCAATGAGGTGGTGGAGCTTATTGGTCAGTGTGATAGCATTTTGTACAAGGCAATCAGCGGAGTTCTTATTCCAGGCACCCTTCAGCCTTTACCAGCAAG TTTGACCCAAGCGATTCGTCAGTTTGCCCAGCAGCTAGATGAATGGCTGATAGAATCGTTGTCTCATTTGCCGGAAccattacaaaagaaaaaacttgcaG ttgccAAGAACTTCTCTCATTCTCTGAGAAGACAAACGTCTCTGACCCATCTCGCTCAG GCCGCACGCACAGTACTCCACAGCGCAGAGCCTGTGTCACAAATGCTCAACGACTGGAAGCAAATTGACTTCGAAGGCATTACCCGACAGGCATTGTGGACATTCAATAATGAGATGGAGGACGAGTGGGAACTCATCTATGATC ATTTCAAAGAGTTTACTCAGCTTCTGGAACAACAGGCTACTATTGATCAGTATGCCGAGTGGGCATCTAGTATGGTCAACCGCTGTATTTCAAAG caAGTGGAGAAGACAGGAAAAACTTTCAAGGAGTGTTCACGTCATTTCCTGCTCAAGTGGTCGTTTTTTAGCGTGAAAATTGTACGTGAGCTGACGCTTCACAGTGCACACAGCTTTG GCTCGTTTCACCTTTTGCACATGCTCCTTGAGGATTACATTCTTTACACCGTTGAAAACCACAACAATGCAGACGAACAGTTGACGCAGTCTACCGTTTGTGCTACCAAGGAAACAAACTTTGCGCAAG GTGACGTCAAGGAAGACATGGATATTGATGTAGCGAGACCGAGACCAACAAGCGTTCGGAAGTCAGGATCGCGAAAACATTCAAGTTCATCATCAGTAGGATCTCTTAGAAGCCCTCGAGAAGTGGTCGCTCAAAGGAGCCCCGCACAGACACCAACAATGATGCGTTCCTCTTACCACGATATGTCCCCTCATGCGATGACGCCCATGACACCCACTACGCCaacaaataacaacaataacatcaGTAAATACTCCATGATACCGGAACCGGGACATTTTCTGTACCCTTCCCCCGGTGATTATGGTACCCGATATGGTTACACCTCTGCACCGGGAAACCCGATGACCTCTGTAAATCATGGAAGCAGCTACTCTGCAACTGGCACCAGTGACGCTGCTATTGGAATGGGCGACTTTGACATGTCAAGCAGTTATACAACAGATGGAACAAGTTACACTATAGTTCGCTCCAAAAACAGCATGGCCGATTCAAGCTACGCGGTCATGACGCCTGCTCCCAACATTCCAGGCTACGAGTACAGAGGTGTATCTCCAATTGATCAATTCAAGCATTACTCACAGTACCCACCGAATGAAAGAAGCTACCCTTCATCCTACATGTTCCCTGCAAGCGCTGTGGCCTCAAATACTATGTATCCGATCTCAGGAGTTAGCGGAGGTCCCAGTGAAAGGTATTATCCGGATGTATTGGAGGAATTCGTTGACATGCAAGCCGCAATGCATCATGGAATACCAAGCCGGCCTGTGAGATCTCAGTACAGTTATGCACCAGCAATTTTGAGCAATTAG
- the LOC138029046 gene encoding regulatory factor X 4-like isoform X1: MTLEDEPFFSGALKYRMPRGPGQTTMYGSSGHYVSHSKLQSPLTIQWLNENYEVSEGVSLPRSALYSHYLDFCEKNNLSPVNAASFGKIIRHTFPNLKTRRLGTRGQSKYHYYGITIKATSPYHDTVCNAARQSNTGFSQSYSKNDVEERHQGSGPHKGPQGNGTYVAAAPGGTLLPDFPKPSKLTLPEDVPHEKVKTFLIMYRAHCQRILDTILRANFGEVQNFLVHFWQGMPSHMLEVLGCNEVVELIGQCDSILYKAISGVLIPGTLQPLPASLTQAIRQFAQQLDEWLIESLSHLPEPLQKKKLAVAKNFSHSLRRQTSLTHLAQAARTVLHSAEPVSQMLNDWKQIDFEGITRQALWTFNNEMEDEWELIYDHFKEFTQLLEQQATIDQYAEWASSMVNRCISKQVEKTGKTFKECSRHFLLKWSFFSVKIVRELTLHSAHSFGSFHLLHMLLEDYILYTVENHNNADEQLTQSTVCATKETNFAQGDVKEDMDIDVARPRPTSVRKSGSRKHSSSSSVGSLRSPREVVAQRSPAQTPTMMRSSYHDMSPHAMTPMTPTTPTNNNNNISKYSMIPEPGHFLYPSPGDYGTRYGYTSAPGNPMTSVNHGSSYSATGTSDAAIGMGDFDMSSSYTTDGTSYTIVRSKNSMADSSYAVMTPAPNIPGYEYRGVSPIDQFKHYSQYPPNERSYPSSYMFPASAVASNTMYPISGVSGGPSERYYPDVLEEFVDMQAAMHHGIPSRPVRSQYSYAPAILSN; this comes from the exons CAGTG GTTAAACGAAAATTATGAAGTTTCGGAAGGTGTTAGCTTGCCTCGAAGCGCTTTGTATTCACACTACTTGGACTTTTGTGAAAAGAACAACTTATCTCCTGTTAATGCTGCGAGTTTTGGCAAG ATAATTCGACACACTTTTCCCAACTTGAAAACCCGAAGACTTGGAACACGTGGACAGTCGAA GTATCATTATTATGGAATCACAATAAAAGCTACTTCACCATATCATGATACTGTGTGTAATGCAGCTAGACAGAGTAACACTGG TTTCAGCCAATCATATAGCAAGAATGACGTAGAAGAGAGACACCAGGGGAGCGGACCTCACAAAGGCCCTCAGGGAAACGGAACATACGTGGCAGCGGCCCCAGGAGGGACTCTATTGCCTGACTTCCCCAAGCCCAGCAAACTGACCTTACCTGAAGATGTGCCTCATGAAAAG GTCAAGACCTTCCTCATCATGTACCGCGCTCACTGTCAGAGAATATTGGACACCATTCTTCGCGCGAACTTCGGAGAG gTTCAGAATTTCTTGGTTCATTTCTGGCAAGGTATGCCGAGTCACATGTTGGAGGTGTTGGGTTGCAATGAGGTGGTGGAGCTTATTGGTCAGTGTGATAGCATTTTGTACAAGGCAATCAGCGGAGTTCTTATTCCAGGCACCCTTCAGCCTTTACCAGCAAG TTTGACCCAAGCGATTCGTCAGTTTGCCCAGCAGCTAGATGAATGGCTGATAGAATCGTTGTCTCATTTGCCGGAAccattacaaaagaaaaaacttgcaG ttgccAAGAACTTCTCTCATTCTCTGAGAAGACAAACGTCTCTGACCCATCTCGCTCAG GCCGCACGCACAGTACTCCACAGCGCAGAGCCTGTGTCACAAATGCTCAACGACTGGAAGCAAATTGACTTCGAAGGCATTACCCGACAGGCATTGTGGACATTCAATAATGAGATGGAGGACGAGTGGGAACTCATCTATGATC ATTTCAAAGAGTTTACTCAGCTTCTGGAACAACAGGCTACTATTGATCAGTATGCCGAGTGGGCATCTAGTATGGTCAACCGCTGTATTTCAAAG caAGTGGAGAAGACAGGAAAAACTTTCAAGGAGTGTTCACGTCATTTCCTGCTCAAGTGGTCGTTTTTTAGCGTGAAAATTGTACGTGAGCTGACGCTTCACAGTGCACACAGCTTTG GCTCGTTTCACCTTTTGCACATGCTCCTTGAGGATTACATTCTTTACACCGTTGAAAACCACAACAATGCAGACGAACAGTTGACGCAGTCTACCGTTTGTGCTACCAAGGAAACAAACTTTGCGCAAG GTGACGTCAAGGAAGACATGGATATTGATGTAGCGAGACCGAGACCAACAAGCGTTCGGAAGTCAGGATCGCGAAAACATTCAAGTTCATCATCAGTAGGATCTCTTAGAAGCCCTCGAGAAGTGGTCGCTCAAAGGAGCCCCGCACAGACACCAACAATGATGCGTTCCTCTTACCACGATATGTCCCCTCATGCGATGACGCCCATGACACCCACTACGCCaacaaataacaacaataacatcaGTAAATACTCCATGATACCGGAACCGGGACATTTTCTGTACCCTTCCCCCGGTGATTATGGTACCCGATATGGTTACACCTCTGCACCGGGAAACCCGATGACCTCTGTAAATCATGGAAGCAGCTACTCTGCAACTGGCACCAGTGACGCTGCTATTGGAATGGGCGACTTTGACATGTCAAGCAGTTATACAACAGATGGAACAAGTTACACTATAGTTCGCTCCAAAAACAGCATGGCCGATTCAAGCTACGCGGTCATGACGCCTGCTCCCAACATTCCAGGCTACGAGTACAGAGGTGTATCTCCAATTGATCAATTCAAGCATTACTCACAGTACCCACCGAATGAAAGAAGCTACCCTTCATCCTACATGTTCCCTGCAAGCGCTGTGGCCTCAAATACTATGTATCCGATCTCAGGAGTTAGCGGAGGTCCCAGTGAAAGGTATTATCCGGATGTATTGGAGGAATTCGTTGACATGCAAGCCGCAATGCATCATGGAATACCAAGCCGGCCTGTGAGATCTCAGTACAGTTATGCACCAGCAATTTTGAGCAATTAG
- the LOC138029048 gene encoding cyclic nucleotide-gated channel alpha-3-like isoform X2, translated as MNEGTSRTSRVRFSANTDAFSEEEEADIRHKRLLRYWYKGGRRYSEAEKAFLSRVRIPSVGLIADGETKVGWLRFFDPGGDRLYYWLMIVSIAVVYNSWVLILRSSFPEIHKRHEIIWMTIDYLCDIIYILDLFVSSRTGYMEDGIMQKDIQKMRRHYLRTSAFYLDAASIIPLDILYIFIEREPAVRMNRLIKYHRFWRFLDRTESRTSYPNMFRLASLMQFILVIIHWNACIYFIVSRNIGFGTDNWVYPGIIGNLNATHESLTRKYIYSFYWSTLTLTTIGEVPPPHTNVEFIIVTLDYLIGVLLFATIVGNVGNIVTNQNAGKVDFQNKMDGIKAYMRFHKIPQHLQQRVIKWFDYLWMNKKHPDEEELLRSLPDKLRAELAIHVHLDSLRKVAIFQDCEAGFLSELVLRLRAQLFSPGDYVCRKGEVGREMYIVNRGKLEVVSETGTKVYAVLEAGSYFGEISVLCMSAAGNRRTASVRSVGYSELFCLSKHDLMEVLDEYPEIKTKIESIAKQRLENDKKRTSTLLTNKHTRTEENCADSEPRPVKSRTFAKMEDRIATLERDRDKLIEELKRQREEFLNRLADLECSMSHLSRERRGEGTHRPTSRSFDFVWKRR; from the exons ATGAATGAAGGAACAAGTAGAACATCAAGAGTCCGCTTCTCAGCTAATACAGATGCTTTcagcgaagaagaagaagcggATATTCGGCACAAACGCTTACTTCGCTATTGGTACAAAGGTGGACGAAGATACAGCGAAGCCGAAAAAGCGTTTTTAAGCCGTGTCAGGATACCCTCTGTTGGACTCATTGCTGATGGTGAAACTAAAGTTGGATGGCTTCGATTTTTTGATCCGGGAG GTGACAGACTGTATTACTGGTTGATGATTGTCTCCATTGCAGTTGTTTATAATTCATGGGTGCTAATATTACGAAGTTCATTTCCGGAAATTCACAAAAGACATGAGATCATCTGGATGACCATAGACTATTTGTGCGAtattatttatattcttgacTTATTTGTCAGTTCACGGACGGGTTATATGGAAGACGGTATTATGCAAAAAGACATTCAAAAAATGCGGCGACATTACTTACGTACATCAGCGTTTTATTTGGACGCAGCCTCAATCATACCGCTGGACATTCTGTACATTTTCATCGAGCGCGAGCCCGCAGTACGCATGAATCGCCTGATAAAGTACCACCGTTTCTGGAGATTTCTTGATCGCACAGAGAGCCGGACCAGTTACCCGAACATGTTTAGACTGGCCTCCCTGATGCAGTTCATTCTTGTGATAATTCATTGGAACGCTTGTATATATTTCATAGTATCTAGAAACATTGGGTTCGGTACAGACAATTGGGTGTACCCGGGAATCATCGGTAACTTAAATGCAACGCACGAGTCACTCACACGGAAATACATTTATTCTTTTTATTGGTCAACTCTAACGCTGACCACCATTGGGGAAGTACCGCCACCTCACACAAATGTGGAATTTATCATTGTAACTCTCGATTACTTAATAG GAGTCCTTTTATTTGCTACCATCGTTGGAAACGTTGGTAATATTGTCACGAACCAAAACGCTGGCAAAGTGGACTTTCAAAACAAGATGGACGGGATTAAAGCCTACATGCGTTTTCATAAGATCCCGCAGCATTTACAGCAGAGAGTAATCAAATGGTTCGATTACTTGTGGATGAACAAAAAGCACCCGGATGAGGAAGAGCTTCTCCGTTCTTTACCGGACAAACTCCGGGCAGAATTAGCCATTCATGTACACTTGGATTCATTAAGAAAGGTCGCCATCTTTCAAGATTGTGAGGCGGGGTTTTTGAGCGAGCTGGTCTTGCGACTTCGTGCTCAGCTTTTTTCACCAG GGGATTACGTCTGCAGGAAAGGCGAAGTGGGTCGAGAAATGTACATTGTTAATAGGGGCAAGTTAGAGGTGGTATCAGAGACGGGCACCAAAGTCTATGCCGTGTTAGAGGCCGGAAGTTACTTCGGCGAAATTAGTGTGTTATGTATGAGCGCCGCTGGAAATCGTCGGACCGCCTCGGTGCGCTCCGTTGGCTACTCAGAGTTATTTTGCTTGTCAAAACACGATCTCATGGAAGTGCTCGATGAATATCCCGAGATCAAGACGAAAATTGAGAGCATCGCAAAACAACGACTGGAGAACGACAAGAAACGGACAAGCACGTTGCTGACAAACAAACACACGAGAACTGAAGAAAACTGCGCTGACAGTGAACCGAGGCCAGTTAAGAGCAGAACTTTCGCCAAGATGGAAGATAGGATTGCTACACTTGAAAGGGATAGAGATAAGCTTATAGAAGAGTTAAAAAGACAAAGAGAAGAGTTTTTAAACAGACTCGCTGATCTTGAGTGTTCAATGTCACACCTATCAAGGGAACGACGAGGCGAAGGAACACATAGACCCACTTCAAGATCTTTTGACTTCGTTTGGaaaagaagataa
- the LOC138029048 gene encoding cyclic nucleotide-gated channel alpha-3-like isoform X1, with amino-acid sequence MEPAKDLSSDSPNLTHQRPSVALKTKMNEGTSRTSRVRFSANTDAFSEEEEADIRHKRLLRYWYKGGRRYSEAEKAFLSRVRIPSVGLIADGETKVGWLRFFDPGGDRLYYWLMIVSIAVVYNSWVLILRSSFPEIHKRHEIIWMTIDYLCDIIYILDLFVSSRTGYMEDGIMQKDIQKMRRHYLRTSAFYLDAASIIPLDILYIFIEREPAVRMNRLIKYHRFWRFLDRTESRTSYPNMFRLASLMQFILVIIHWNACIYFIVSRNIGFGTDNWVYPGIIGNLNATHESLTRKYIYSFYWSTLTLTTIGEVPPPHTNVEFIIVTLDYLIGVLLFATIVGNVGNIVTNQNAGKVDFQNKMDGIKAYMRFHKIPQHLQQRVIKWFDYLWMNKKHPDEEELLRSLPDKLRAELAIHVHLDSLRKVAIFQDCEAGFLSELVLRLRAQLFSPGDYVCRKGEVGREMYIVNRGKLEVVSETGTKVYAVLEAGSYFGEISVLCMSAAGNRRTASVRSVGYSELFCLSKHDLMEVLDEYPEIKTKIESIAKQRLENDKKRTSTLLTNKHTRTEENCADSEPRPVKSRTFAKMEDRIATLERDRDKLIEELKRQREEFLNRLADLECSMSHLSRERRGEGTHRPTSRSFDFVWKRR; translated from the exons ATGGAACCCGCGAAAG ATTTGTCATCAGATTCGCCAAACCTGACTCATCAAAGACCCTCAGTGGCGCTGAAAACAAAGATGAATGAAGGAACAAGTAGAACATCAAGAGTCCGCTTCTCAGCTAATACAGATGCTTTcagcgaagaagaagaagcggATATTCGGCACAAACGCTTACTTCGCTATTGGTACAAAGGTGGACGAAGATACAGCGAAGCCGAAAAAGCGTTTTTAAGCCGTGTCAGGATACCCTCTGTTGGACTCATTGCTGATGGTGAAACTAAAGTTGGATGGCTTCGATTTTTTGATCCGGGAG GTGACAGACTGTATTACTGGTTGATGATTGTCTCCATTGCAGTTGTTTATAATTCATGGGTGCTAATATTACGAAGTTCATTTCCGGAAATTCACAAAAGACATGAGATCATCTGGATGACCATAGACTATTTGTGCGAtattatttatattcttgacTTATTTGTCAGTTCACGGACGGGTTATATGGAAGACGGTATTATGCAAAAAGACATTCAAAAAATGCGGCGACATTACTTACGTACATCAGCGTTTTATTTGGACGCAGCCTCAATCATACCGCTGGACATTCTGTACATTTTCATCGAGCGCGAGCCCGCAGTACGCATGAATCGCCTGATAAAGTACCACCGTTTCTGGAGATTTCTTGATCGCACAGAGAGCCGGACCAGTTACCCGAACATGTTTAGACTGGCCTCCCTGATGCAGTTCATTCTTGTGATAATTCATTGGAACGCTTGTATATATTTCATAGTATCTAGAAACATTGGGTTCGGTACAGACAATTGGGTGTACCCGGGAATCATCGGTAACTTAAATGCAACGCACGAGTCACTCACACGGAAATACATTTATTCTTTTTATTGGTCAACTCTAACGCTGACCACCATTGGGGAAGTACCGCCACCTCACACAAATGTGGAATTTATCATTGTAACTCTCGATTACTTAATAG GAGTCCTTTTATTTGCTACCATCGTTGGAAACGTTGGTAATATTGTCACGAACCAAAACGCTGGCAAAGTGGACTTTCAAAACAAGATGGACGGGATTAAAGCCTACATGCGTTTTCATAAGATCCCGCAGCATTTACAGCAGAGAGTAATCAAATGGTTCGATTACTTGTGGATGAACAAAAAGCACCCGGATGAGGAAGAGCTTCTCCGTTCTTTACCGGACAAACTCCGGGCAGAATTAGCCATTCATGTACACTTGGATTCATTAAGAAAGGTCGCCATCTTTCAAGATTGTGAGGCGGGGTTTTTGAGCGAGCTGGTCTTGCGACTTCGTGCTCAGCTTTTTTCACCAG GGGATTACGTCTGCAGGAAAGGCGAAGTGGGTCGAGAAATGTACATTGTTAATAGGGGCAAGTTAGAGGTGGTATCAGAGACGGGCACCAAAGTCTATGCCGTGTTAGAGGCCGGAAGTTACTTCGGCGAAATTAGTGTGTTATGTATGAGCGCCGCTGGAAATCGTCGGACCGCCTCGGTGCGCTCCGTTGGCTACTCAGAGTTATTTTGCTTGTCAAAACACGATCTCATGGAAGTGCTCGATGAATATCCCGAGATCAAGACGAAAATTGAGAGCATCGCAAAACAACGACTGGAGAACGACAAGAAACGGACAAGCACGTTGCTGACAAACAAACACACGAGAACTGAAGAAAACTGCGCTGACAGTGAACCGAGGCCAGTTAAGAGCAGAACTTTCGCCAAGATGGAAGATAGGATTGCTACACTTGAAAGGGATAGAGATAAGCTTATAGAAGAGTTAAAAAGACAAAGAGAAGAGTTTTTAAACAGACTCGCTGATCTTGAGTGTTCAATGTCACACCTATCAAGGGAACGACGAGGCGAAGGAACACATAGACCCACTTCAAGATCTTTTGACTTCGTTTGGaaaagaagataa